The following coding sequences lie in one Musa acuminata AAA Group cultivar baxijiao chromosome BXJ1-8, Cavendish_Baxijiao_AAA, whole genome shotgun sequence genomic window:
- the LOC135582478 gene encoding uncharacterized protein LOC135582478 isoform X5 encodes MGDHLALLVDHLLTESTLEAAIGSRKQGQIATDSASLEDPGKEFTRKRSVRDRVSPGKLVECRICQEEDEDCNLEIPCSCCGSLKYAHRKCVQRWCNEKGDTVCEICLKEFKPDYTAPPPKLFHYGSIPMNFRGNWEITREDFDDSRIITLFPSERDTMRSSYDDLSALSTRSTVCCQTVAITFMLLLLLRHMLPLVISGTEQHPFAPISILLLRTAGISLPVFLMIRTIRTFRHQQVNCFSLLCSYSGNHF; translated from the exons ATGGGAGACCACCTTGCGTTGCTGGTGGACCACCTGCTTACCGAATCAACGCTGGAAGCAGCCATTGGAAGCAGGAAGCAAGGCCAGATCGCCACCGACTCGGCATCCTTGGAGGACCCAGGCAAAGAATTCACTCGAAAGAGAAGCGTCAGAGACAGGGTCTCTCCGGGAAAATTGGTGGAGTGCCGAATCTGTCAAGAGGAAGATGAAGATTGCAACCTGGAGATCCCTTGTTCATGCTGTGGCAGCTTAAAG TATGCTCATAGGAAATGTGTTCAAAGATGGTGTAACGAGAAGGGTGACACAGTGTGTGAGATTTGCCTGAAG GAATTCAAGCCAGATTACACTGCCCCTCCTCCTAAGCTGTTTCACTATGGGAGTATTCCTATGAACTTTAG AGGAAACTGGGAGATCACCAGAGAAGACTTCGATGACTCTCGGATCATAACATTGTTTCCGTCAGAACGCGATACGATGCGTTCCAGCTATGATGATTTATCAGCATTGAGCACAAGAAGCACCGTTTGCTGTCAAACGGTTGCCATAACA TTCATGTTGCTTTTGCTCCTTCGCCATATGCTTCCTCTCGTGATAAGTGGAACCGAGCAGCACCCGTTCGCTCCCATCTCA ATACTGCTGTTGAGGACTGCTGGAATTTCACTGCCTGTCTTTCTGATGATCAGAACAATAAGGACATTTCGACATCAGCAGGTAAATTGTTTTTCCCTCTTGTGCTCATATTCTGGAAATCATTTTTAG
- the LOC135582478 gene encoding uncharacterized protein LOC135582478 isoform X2, with protein MIVLLCFPFSRSTRMGDHLALLVDHLLTESTLEAAIGSRKQGQIATDSASLEDPGKEFTRKRSVRDRVSPGKLVECRICQEEDEDCNLEIPCSCCGSLKYAHRKCVQRWCNEKGDTVCEICLKEFKPDYTAPPPKLFHYGSIPMNFRGNWEITREDFDDSRIITLFPSERDTMRSSYDDLSALSTRSTVCCQTVAITFMLLLLLRHMLPLVISGTEQHPFAPISILLLRTAGISLPVFLMIRTIRTFRHQQFLLEMLQRR; from the exons ATGATTGTTCTGCTCTGTTTCCCTTTCTCGAGATCCACAAGGATGGGAGACCACCTTGCGTTGCTGGTGGACCACCTGCTTACCGAATCAACGCTGGAAGCAGCCATTGGAAGCAGGAAGCAAGGCCAGATCGCCACCGACTCGGCATCCTTGGAGGACCCAGGCAAAGAATTCACTCGAAAGAGAAGCGTCAGAGACAGGGTCTCTCCGGGAAAATTGGTGGAGTGCCGAATCTGTCAAGAGGAAGATGAAGATTGCAACCTGGAGATCCCTTGTTCATGCTGTGGCAGCTTAAAG TATGCTCATAGGAAATGTGTTCAAAGATGGTGTAACGAGAAGGGTGACACAGTGTGTGAGATTTGCCTGAAG GAATTCAAGCCAGATTACACTGCCCCTCCTCCTAAGCTGTTTCACTATGGGAGTATTCCTATGAACTTTAG AGGAAACTGGGAGATCACCAGAGAAGACTTCGATGACTCTCGGATCATAACATTGTTTCCGTCAGAACGCGATACGATGCGTTCCAGCTATGATGATTTATCAGCATTGAGCACAAGAAGCACCGTTTGCTGTCAAACGGTTGCCATAACA TTCATGTTGCTTTTGCTCCTTCGCCATATGCTTCCTCTCGTGATAAGTGGAACCGAGCAGCACCCGTTCGCTCCCATCTCA ATACTGCTGTTGAGGACTGCTGGAATTTCACTGCCTGTCTTTCTGATGATCAGAACAATAAGGACATTTCGACATCAGCAG TTCCTACTTGAGATGTTGCAGAGAAGATGA
- the LOC135582478 gene encoding uncharacterized protein LOC135582478 isoform X4 produces MIVLLCFPFSRSTRMGDHLALLVDHLLTESTLEAAIGSRKQGQIATDSASLEDPGKEFTRKRSVRDRVSPGKLVECRICQEEDEDCNLEIPCSCCGSLKYAHRKCVQRWCNEKGDTVCEICLKEFKPDYTAPPPKLFHYGSIPMNFRGNWEITREDFDDSRIITLFPSERDTMRSSYDDLSALSTRSTVCCQTVAITFMLLLLLRHMLPLVISGTEQHPFAPISILLLRTAGISLPVFLMIRTIRTFRHQQRR; encoded by the exons ATGATTGTTCTGCTCTGTTTCCCTTTCTCGAGATCCACAAGGATGGGAGACCACCTTGCGTTGCTGGTGGACCACCTGCTTACCGAATCAACGCTGGAAGCAGCCATTGGAAGCAGGAAGCAAGGCCAGATCGCCACCGACTCGGCATCCTTGGAGGACCCAGGCAAAGAATTCACTCGAAAGAGAAGCGTCAGAGACAGGGTCTCTCCGGGAAAATTGGTGGAGTGCCGAATCTGTCAAGAGGAAGATGAAGATTGCAACCTGGAGATCCCTTGTTCATGCTGTGGCAGCTTAAAG TATGCTCATAGGAAATGTGTTCAAAGATGGTGTAACGAGAAGGGTGACACAGTGTGTGAGATTTGCCTGAAG GAATTCAAGCCAGATTACACTGCCCCTCCTCCTAAGCTGTTTCACTATGGGAGTATTCCTATGAACTTTAG AGGAAACTGGGAGATCACCAGAGAAGACTTCGATGACTCTCGGATCATAACATTGTTTCCGTCAGAACGCGATACGATGCGTTCCAGCTATGATGATTTATCAGCATTGAGCACAAGAAGCACCGTTTGCTGTCAAACGGTTGCCATAACA TTCATGTTGCTTTTGCTCCTTCGCCATATGCTTCCTCTCGTGATAAGTGGAACCGAGCAGCACCCGTTCGCTCCCATCTCA ATACTGCTGTTGAGGACTGCTGGAATTTCACTGCCTGTCTTTCTGATGATCAGAACAATAAGGACATTTCGACATCAGCAG AGAAGATGA
- the LOC135582478 gene encoding uncharacterized protein LOC135582478 isoform X1, with protein sequence MIVLLCFPFSRSTRMGDHLALLVDHLLTESTLEAAIGSRKQGQIATDSASLEDPGKEFTRKRSVRDRVSPGKLVECRICQEEDEDCNLEIPCSCCGSLKYAHRKCVQRWCNEKGDTVCEICLKEFKPDYTAPPPKLFHYGSIPMNFRGNWEITREDFDDSRIITLFPSERDTMRSSYDDLSALSTRSTVCCQTVAITFMLLLLLRHMLPLVISGTEQHPFAPISILLLRTAGISLPVFLMIRTIRTFRHQQVNCFSLLCSYSGNHF encoded by the exons ATGATTGTTCTGCTCTGTTTCCCTTTCTCGAGATCCACAAGGATGGGAGACCACCTTGCGTTGCTGGTGGACCACCTGCTTACCGAATCAACGCTGGAAGCAGCCATTGGAAGCAGGAAGCAAGGCCAGATCGCCACCGACTCGGCATCCTTGGAGGACCCAGGCAAAGAATTCACTCGAAAGAGAAGCGTCAGAGACAGGGTCTCTCCGGGAAAATTGGTGGAGTGCCGAATCTGTCAAGAGGAAGATGAAGATTGCAACCTGGAGATCCCTTGTTCATGCTGTGGCAGCTTAAAG TATGCTCATAGGAAATGTGTTCAAAGATGGTGTAACGAGAAGGGTGACACAGTGTGTGAGATTTGCCTGAAG GAATTCAAGCCAGATTACACTGCCCCTCCTCCTAAGCTGTTTCACTATGGGAGTATTCCTATGAACTTTAG AGGAAACTGGGAGATCACCAGAGAAGACTTCGATGACTCTCGGATCATAACATTGTTTCCGTCAGAACGCGATACGATGCGTTCCAGCTATGATGATTTATCAGCATTGAGCACAAGAAGCACCGTTTGCTGTCAAACGGTTGCCATAACA TTCATGTTGCTTTTGCTCCTTCGCCATATGCTTCCTCTCGTGATAAGTGGAACCGAGCAGCACCCGTTCGCTCCCATCTCA ATACTGCTGTTGAGGACTGCTGGAATTTCACTGCCTGTCTTTCTGATGATCAGAACAATAAGGACATTTCGACATCAGCAGGTAAATTGTTTTTCCCTCTTGTGCTCATATTCTGGAAATCATTTTTAG
- the LOC135582478 gene encoding uncharacterized protein LOC135582478 isoform X3, whose translation MIVLLCFPFSRSTRMGDHLALLVDHLLTESTLEAAIGSRKQGQIATDSASLEDPGKEFTRKRSVRDRVSPGKLVECRICQEEDEDCNLEIPCSCCGSLKYAHRKCVQRWCNEKGDTVCEICLKEFKPDYTAPPPKLFHYGSIPMNFRGNWEITREDFDDSRIITLFPSERDTMRSSYDDLSALSTRSTVCCQTVAITFMLLLLLRHMLPLVISGTEQHPFAPISILLLRTAGISLPVFLMIRTIRTFRHQQMSSSR comes from the exons ATGATTGTTCTGCTCTGTTTCCCTTTCTCGAGATCCACAAGGATGGGAGACCACCTTGCGTTGCTGGTGGACCACCTGCTTACCGAATCAACGCTGGAAGCAGCCATTGGAAGCAGGAAGCAAGGCCAGATCGCCACCGACTCGGCATCCTTGGAGGACCCAGGCAAAGAATTCACTCGAAAGAGAAGCGTCAGAGACAGGGTCTCTCCGGGAAAATTGGTGGAGTGCCGAATCTGTCAAGAGGAAGATGAAGATTGCAACCTGGAGATCCCTTGTTCATGCTGTGGCAGCTTAAAG TATGCTCATAGGAAATGTGTTCAAAGATGGTGTAACGAGAAGGGTGACACAGTGTGTGAGATTTGCCTGAAG GAATTCAAGCCAGATTACACTGCCCCTCCTCCTAAGCTGTTTCACTATGGGAGTATTCCTATGAACTTTAG AGGAAACTGGGAGATCACCAGAGAAGACTTCGATGACTCTCGGATCATAACATTGTTTCCGTCAGAACGCGATACGATGCGTTCCAGCTATGATGATTTATCAGCATTGAGCACAAGAAGCACCGTTTGCTGTCAAACGGTTGCCATAACA TTCATGTTGCTTTTGCTCCTTCGCCATATGCTTCCTCTCGTGATAAGTGGAACCGAGCAGCACCCGTTCGCTCCCATCTCA ATACTGCTGTTGAGGACTGCTGGAATTTCACTGCCTGTCTTTCTGATGATCAGAACAATAAGGACATTTCGACATCAGCAG ATGAGCAGCTCTCGGTAG